One Stigmatopora nigra isolate UIUO_SnigA chromosome 1, RoL_Snig_1.1, whole genome shotgun sequence DNA segment encodes these proteins:
- the ormdl2 gene encoding ORM1-like protein 2, whose translation MNVGVAHSEVNPNTQVMNSRGIWLAYLLLTVALHVVLLSIPFFSVPTVWTLTNIIHNLVMYLFLHTVKGTPFETPDQGQDRLLTHWEQMDYGIQLTASRKFLTISPIILYILASFYTKYDATHFLINTCSLLSVLLPKLPLFHGVRILGINKY comes from the exons ATGAATGTGGGCGTGGCTCACAGCGAAGTCAACCCCAACACCCAGGTGATGAACAGCCGCGGCATCTGGCTGGCTTACCTTCTCCTGACGGTGGCGCTACACGTGGTCCTACTCAGCATTCCCTTCTTTAGCGTCCCCACCGTTTGGACGCTCACCAACATTATCCACAACTTG gtgATGTACCTGTTCCTGCACACGGTGAAGGGGACCCCGTTCGAGACCCCCGACCAAGGCCAAGACCGCCTCCTGACGCACTGGGAGCAGATGGACTACGGCATCCAGTTGACGGCTTCCAGAAAATTTCTTACCATCTCGCCCATCATTCT ATATATCCTGGCCAGTTTTTACACCAAATACGACGCCACGCATTTCCTAATCAACACTTGCTCCCTCCTGAGCGTCCTTCTGCCAAAATTGCCACTTTTCCACGGCGTGCGAATTTTGGGGATCAACAAAtactga
- the hnf4a gene encoding hepatocyte nuclear factor 4-alpha isoform X1: MSHPVTVSGRQGARQDGRTLADMDMADYSEALDPAYTTLEFENMHVLAMGADSSPAESANMSGGGHLTAGSLCAICGDRATGKHYGASSCDGCKGFFRRSVRKNHMYSCRFNRQCIVDKDKRNQCRYCRLKKCFRAGMKKEAVQNERDRISTRRSSYEDSSLPSINALIQADVLSRQIASPGPVLNGDIRAKKMAAITDVCESMKQQLLVLVEWAKYIPAFCDLPLDDQVALLRAHAGEHLLLGAAKRSMLFKDLLLLGNDHIIPRNCPEPEVGRVALRILDELVVPFQELQIDDNEYACLKAIVFFDPDAKGLSDPGKIKRMRYQVQVSLEDYINDRQYDSRGRFGELLLLLPTLQGITWQMIEQIQFVKLFGMAKIDNLLQEMLLGGSGNEAAHAPHSLHPHLVQEHLSSNVIVAGNMATPIHNGQISTPETPIPSPPTASGSEHYKITQGVIATVPKQPTSIPQPTITKQEAI; the protein is encoded by the exons ATGAGCCATCCCGTCACAGTGTCAGGACGGCAGGGAGCAAGGCAGGACGGCAGGACGCTGGCAGACATGGACATGGCGGACTATAGCGAGGCCCTGGACCCGGCGTACACCACGCTGGAGTTTGAAAACATGCACGTGTTGGCCATGGGCGCAG ACTCCTCGCCGGCCGAGAGCGCCAACATGAGCGGCGGCGGGCACCTGACGGCGGGCAGCCTGTGCGCCATATGCGGGGATCGAGCCACGGGCAAACACTACGGGGCGTCCAGTTGCGACGGCTGCAAAGGATTCTTCCGCCGCAGCGTCCGCAAAAACCACATGTACTCCTGCAG GTTCAACCGCCAGTGCATCGTGGACAAAGACAAACGCAATCAATGTCGATACTGCAGACTGAAGAAATGCTTCAGGGCCGGCATGAAGAAAGAAG CCGTGCAGAATGAAAGAGACCGAATCAGTACGCGGAGATCCAGCTATGAAGACAGCAGTTTGCCGTCTATCAACGCGCTCATTCAAGCCGACGTGCTTTCCAGACAG ATCGCCTCCCCCGGGCCGGTGTTGAACGGCGACATCCGCGCCAAGAAAATGGCGGCCATCACGGACGTTTGCGAGTCTATGAAGCAGCAGCTTTTGGTGTTGGTGGAGTGGGCCAAGTACATCCCGGCCTTCTGCGACCTGCCCCTGGACGACCAG GTGGCGTTGCTTCGAGCCCACGCCGGAGAACACCTACTACTGGGCGCCGCCAAGAGGTCTATGCTCTTCAAAGACCTCCTCTTACTGG gaaacgaTCACATCATCCCCAGAAACTGCCCGGAACCGGAAGTGGGTCGGGTAGCCCTGAGAATCCTGGACGAACTGGTGGTCCCGTTCCAGGAACTCCAGATTGACGATAACGAGTACGCCTGCTTGAAGGCCATCGTCTTTTTCGACCCag ACGCCAAAGGTCTGAGTGACCCGGGAAAGATCAAGAGGATGCGCTATCAAGTCCAGGTGAGCTTGGAGGACTACATCAACGATAGGCAGTACGACTCCAGGGGGCGTTTTGGGGAGCTCCTCCTACTCCTGCCGACCCTCCAAGGCATCACTTGGCAGATGATCGAACAGATTCAGTTTGTTAAACTCTTTGGGATGGCCAAGATTGATAATCTGCTGCAGGAGATGCTATTGGGAG gTTCTGGCAACGAAGCGGCACACGCCCCTCACTCCCTTCACCCTCACCTAGTTCAGGAGCACCTCAGCAGCAACGTCATTGTTGCCGGCAACATGGCCACGCCCATCCATAACGGACAAATTT CCACTCCCGAAACTCCCATCCCGTCTCCGCCCACAGCGTCCGGCTCGGAACATTATAAAATAACTCAGGGGGTGATAGCCACGGTCCCCAAGCAGCCCACCTCCATCCCCCAGCCCACCATTACCAAGCAAGAGGCCATCTGA
- the hnf4a gene encoding hepatocyte nuclear factor 4-alpha isoform X3, giving the protein MSGGGHLTAGSLCAICGDRATGKHYGASSCDGCKGFFRRSVRKNHMYSCRFNRQCIVDKDKRNQCRYCRLKKCFRAGMKKEAVQNERDRISTRRSSYEDSSLPSINALIQADVLSRQIASPGPVLNGDIRAKKMAAITDVCESMKQQLLVLVEWAKYIPAFCDLPLDDQVALLRAHAGEHLLLGAAKRSMLFKDLLLLGNDHIIPRNCPEPEVGRVALRILDELVVPFQELQIDDNEYACLKAIVFFDPDAKGLSDPGKIKRMRYQVQVSLEDYINDRQYDSRGRFGELLLLLPTLQGITWQMIEQIQFVKLFGMAKIDNLLQEMLLGGSGNEAAHAPHSLHPHLVQEHLSSNVIVAGNMATPIHNGQISTPETPIPSPPTASGSEHYKITQGVIATVPKQPTSIPQPTITKQEAI; this is encoded by the exons ATGAGCGGCGGCGGGCACCTGACGGCGGGCAGCCTGTGCGCCATATGCGGGGATCGAGCCACGGGCAAACACTACGGGGCGTCCAGTTGCGACGGCTGCAAAGGATTCTTCCGCCGCAGCGTCCGCAAAAACCACATGTACTCCTGCAG GTTCAACCGCCAGTGCATCGTGGACAAAGACAAACGCAATCAATGTCGATACTGCAGACTGAAGAAATGCTTCAGGGCCGGCATGAAGAAAGAAG CCGTGCAGAATGAAAGAGACCGAATCAGTACGCGGAGATCCAGCTATGAAGACAGCAGTTTGCCGTCTATCAACGCGCTCATTCAAGCCGACGTGCTTTCCAGACAG ATCGCCTCCCCCGGGCCGGTGTTGAACGGCGACATCCGCGCCAAGAAAATGGCGGCCATCACGGACGTTTGCGAGTCTATGAAGCAGCAGCTTTTGGTGTTGGTGGAGTGGGCCAAGTACATCCCGGCCTTCTGCGACCTGCCCCTGGACGACCAG GTGGCGTTGCTTCGAGCCCACGCCGGAGAACACCTACTACTGGGCGCCGCCAAGAGGTCTATGCTCTTCAAAGACCTCCTCTTACTGG gaaacgaTCACATCATCCCCAGAAACTGCCCGGAACCGGAAGTGGGTCGGGTAGCCCTGAGAATCCTGGACGAACTGGTGGTCCCGTTCCAGGAACTCCAGATTGACGATAACGAGTACGCCTGCTTGAAGGCCATCGTCTTTTTCGACCCag ACGCCAAAGGTCTGAGTGACCCGGGAAAGATCAAGAGGATGCGCTATCAAGTCCAGGTGAGCTTGGAGGACTACATCAACGATAGGCAGTACGACTCCAGGGGGCGTTTTGGGGAGCTCCTCCTACTCCTGCCGACCCTCCAAGGCATCACTTGGCAGATGATCGAACAGATTCAGTTTGTTAAACTCTTTGGGATGGCCAAGATTGATAATCTGCTGCAGGAGATGCTATTGGGAG gTTCTGGCAACGAAGCGGCACACGCCCCTCACTCCCTTCACCCTCACCTAGTTCAGGAGCACCTCAGCAGCAACGTCATTGTTGCCGGCAACATGGCCACGCCCATCCATAACGGACAAATTT CCACTCCCGAAACTCCCATCCCGTCTCCGCCCACAGCGTCCGGCTCGGAACATTATAAAATAACTCAGGGGGTGATAGCCACGGTCCCCAAGCAGCCCACCTCCATCCCCCAGCCCACCATTACCAAGCAAGAGGCCATCTGA
- the nemp1 gene encoding nuclear envelope integral membrane protein 1 isoform X1 has protein sequence MAGCTKHRKQINPTVAHSFLLTLLILCLAQQSSQYSGFKVSTRVKTSIINLKDGEEHHLSGSSQLCYKNSVIPNWRQTWTRIQVRIWSSEVFRVETVQGEDELRELERFSAWNWLQNWLQRGHNETTINVHLFSNRTCFKIVPSGDHYTVKSVRKFDVYLFVVFLLGVLLFFFADSLSRSQVFFYSAGTGTGIMASLIILFFILARLLPKKSPFYILIVGGWSFSVYAIQLVCRNLNVILREHWHTALGYMGVVGFISFAVCYRYGPLVDEKSINILSWTLQLLSMLLIYLGNQIHQVSFAIMAVALLAKNLGYPIMLALVTIGKIRQYIDSKPQKRRLLTMVEYRKQGEEETVKALEGLRSFCSSPDCNPWKAVSRLQSPKRFADFIEGSSHLLANEASMHAHEYGWKDFFDTDDEDDQGDQGDQSGLCQNHHASFSHSDSSFEAPQ, from the exons ATGGCGGGATGCACGAAACatagaaaacaaataaaccCGACGGTAGCCCATTCCTTCTTGCTAACGCTGCTAATCTTGTGTTTAGCACAACAATCCTCACAATATTCAG GTTTTAAAGTCAGCACAC GTGTCAAGACGTCAATAATCAACCTGAAAGATGGCGAAGAGCATCATTTATCGGGGTCCTCTCAACTGTGCTATAAAAACAGCGTCATTCCAAATTGGAGGCAGACCTGGACTCGAATTCAG GTTCGAATTTGGAGTTCGGAGGTCTTTAGGGTGGAGACGGTCCAAGGCGAGGACGAGCTGCGGGAATTGGAGCGTTTCTCGGCGTGGAATTGGTTACAGAATTGGTTGCAACGAGGCCACAACGAAACCACCATCAACGTCCACCTTTTTAGCAACAGGACTTGTTTTAAAATCGTGCCCAGCGGAGACCACTACACCGTCAAGTCCGTTCGCA AGTTTGACGTCTATCTCTTTGTGGTTTTCCTCCTGGGGGTCTTGCTGTTTTTCTTTGCTGACTCACTCAGCAG GAGTCAAGTTTTCTTTTATTCGGCGGGCACGGGCACCGGAATCATGGCCTCcctcatcatcctcttcttcatccTGGCTCGCCTTTTGCCAAAG AAAAGCCCCTTTTACATCCTGATCGTGGGCGGCTGGTCTTTCTCCGTCTACGCCATCCAGCTGGTCTGCCGGAACCTCAACGTCATCCTTCGGGAGCATTGGCACACGGCTTTAG GTTACATGGGTGTGGTGGGCTTCATCAGTTTTGCCGTGTGTTACCGCTACGGCCCCCTAGTGGACGAGAAGAGCATCAACATCTTGTCGTGGACGCTGCAATTGCTCAGCATGCTCCTCATCTATCTGGGCAATCAAATTCACCAAGTTTCCTTTGCCATCATGGCCGTGGCCCTCTTGGCCAAAAATCTGGGATATCCCATCATGTTGGCGCTCGTTACCATCGG CAAAATCCGCCAGTACATCGACTCCAAGCCGCAAAAGCGCCGCCTGTTGACCATGGTGGAGTATCGCAAGCAAGGCGAGGAGGAGACGGTGAAGGCCCTGGAAGGCCTGCGCTCCTTCTGCAGCAGCCCCGATTGCAACCCCTGGAAAGCCGTCAGTAGGCTTCAGTCGCCCAAGAG atttgccGATTTCATCGAAGGCTCCTCCCACTTGCTGGCCAACGAGGCGTCCATGCACGCGCACGAATACGGCTGGAAAGACTTTTTCGACacggacgacgaggacgaccaAGGAGACCAAGGCGACCAATCGGGTCTCTGCCAGAACCACCACGCCTCTTTTAGCCACTCGGACAGCTCCTTTGAAGCGCCGCAGTGA
- the hnf4a gene encoding hepatocyte nuclear factor 4-alpha isoform X2: protein MFAHDGMPNFGGTDSSPAESANMSGGGHLTAGSLCAICGDRATGKHYGASSCDGCKGFFRRSVRKNHMYSCRFNRQCIVDKDKRNQCRYCRLKKCFRAGMKKEAVQNERDRISTRRSSYEDSSLPSINALIQADVLSRQIASPGPVLNGDIRAKKMAAITDVCESMKQQLLVLVEWAKYIPAFCDLPLDDQVALLRAHAGEHLLLGAAKRSMLFKDLLLLGNDHIIPRNCPEPEVGRVALRILDELVVPFQELQIDDNEYACLKAIVFFDPDAKGLSDPGKIKRMRYQVQVSLEDYINDRQYDSRGRFGELLLLLPTLQGITWQMIEQIQFVKLFGMAKIDNLLQEMLLGGSGNEAAHAPHSLHPHLVQEHLSSNVIVAGNMATPIHNGQISTPETPIPSPPTASGSEHYKITQGVIATVPKQPTSIPQPTITKQEAI, encoded by the exons ATGTTCGCCCACGACGGGATGCCCAATTTCGGCGGGACAG ACTCCTCGCCGGCCGAGAGCGCCAACATGAGCGGCGGCGGGCACCTGACGGCGGGCAGCCTGTGCGCCATATGCGGGGATCGAGCCACGGGCAAACACTACGGGGCGTCCAGTTGCGACGGCTGCAAAGGATTCTTCCGCCGCAGCGTCCGCAAAAACCACATGTACTCCTGCAG GTTCAACCGCCAGTGCATCGTGGACAAAGACAAACGCAATCAATGTCGATACTGCAGACTGAAGAAATGCTTCAGGGCCGGCATGAAGAAAGAAG CCGTGCAGAATGAAAGAGACCGAATCAGTACGCGGAGATCCAGCTATGAAGACAGCAGTTTGCCGTCTATCAACGCGCTCATTCAAGCCGACGTGCTTTCCAGACAG ATCGCCTCCCCCGGGCCGGTGTTGAACGGCGACATCCGCGCCAAGAAAATGGCGGCCATCACGGACGTTTGCGAGTCTATGAAGCAGCAGCTTTTGGTGTTGGTGGAGTGGGCCAAGTACATCCCGGCCTTCTGCGACCTGCCCCTGGACGACCAG GTGGCGTTGCTTCGAGCCCACGCCGGAGAACACCTACTACTGGGCGCCGCCAAGAGGTCTATGCTCTTCAAAGACCTCCTCTTACTGG gaaacgaTCACATCATCCCCAGAAACTGCCCGGAACCGGAAGTGGGTCGGGTAGCCCTGAGAATCCTGGACGAACTGGTGGTCCCGTTCCAGGAACTCCAGATTGACGATAACGAGTACGCCTGCTTGAAGGCCATCGTCTTTTTCGACCCag ACGCCAAAGGTCTGAGTGACCCGGGAAAGATCAAGAGGATGCGCTATCAAGTCCAGGTGAGCTTGGAGGACTACATCAACGATAGGCAGTACGACTCCAGGGGGCGTTTTGGGGAGCTCCTCCTACTCCTGCCGACCCTCCAAGGCATCACTTGGCAGATGATCGAACAGATTCAGTTTGTTAAACTCTTTGGGATGGCCAAGATTGATAATCTGCTGCAGGAGATGCTATTGGGAG gTTCTGGCAACGAAGCGGCACACGCCCCTCACTCCCTTCACCCTCACCTAGTTCAGGAGCACCTCAGCAGCAACGTCATTGTTGCCGGCAACATGGCCACGCCCATCCATAACGGACAAATTT CCACTCCCGAAACTCCCATCCCGTCTCCGCCCACAGCGTCCGGCTCGGAACATTATAAAATAACTCAGGGGGTGATAGCCACGGTCCCCAAGCAGCCCACCTCCATCCCCCAGCCCACCATTACCAAGCAAGAGGCCATCTGA
- the nemp1 gene encoding nuclear envelope integral membrane protein 1 isoform X2, which produces MAGCTKHRKQINPTVAHSFLLTLLILCLAQQSSQYSGVKTSIINLKDGEEHHLSGSSQLCYKNSVIPNWRQTWTRIQVRIWSSEVFRVETVQGEDELRELERFSAWNWLQNWLQRGHNETTINVHLFSNRTCFKIVPSGDHYTVKSVRKFDVYLFVVFLLGVLLFFFADSLSRSQVFFYSAGTGTGIMASLIILFFILARLLPKKSPFYILIVGGWSFSVYAIQLVCRNLNVILREHWHTALGYMGVVGFISFAVCYRYGPLVDEKSINILSWTLQLLSMLLIYLGNQIHQVSFAIMAVALLAKNLGYPIMLALVTIGKIRQYIDSKPQKRRLLTMVEYRKQGEEETVKALEGLRSFCSSPDCNPWKAVSRLQSPKRFADFIEGSSHLLANEASMHAHEYGWKDFFDTDDEDDQGDQGDQSGLCQNHHASFSHSDSSFEAPQ; this is translated from the exons ATGGCGGGATGCACGAAACatagaaaacaaataaaccCGACGGTAGCCCATTCCTTCTTGCTAACGCTGCTAATCTTGTGTTTAGCACAACAATCCTCACAATATTCAG GTGTCAAGACGTCAATAATCAACCTGAAAGATGGCGAAGAGCATCATTTATCGGGGTCCTCTCAACTGTGCTATAAAAACAGCGTCATTCCAAATTGGAGGCAGACCTGGACTCGAATTCAG GTTCGAATTTGGAGTTCGGAGGTCTTTAGGGTGGAGACGGTCCAAGGCGAGGACGAGCTGCGGGAATTGGAGCGTTTCTCGGCGTGGAATTGGTTACAGAATTGGTTGCAACGAGGCCACAACGAAACCACCATCAACGTCCACCTTTTTAGCAACAGGACTTGTTTTAAAATCGTGCCCAGCGGAGACCACTACACCGTCAAGTCCGTTCGCA AGTTTGACGTCTATCTCTTTGTGGTTTTCCTCCTGGGGGTCTTGCTGTTTTTCTTTGCTGACTCACTCAGCAG GAGTCAAGTTTTCTTTTATTCGGCGGGCACGGGCACCGGAATCATGGCCTCcctcatcatcctcttcttcatccTGGCTCGCCTTTTGCCAAAG AAAAGCCCCTTTTACATCCTGATCGTGGGCGGCTGGTCTTTCTCCGTCTACGCCATCCAGCTGGTCTGCCGGAACCTCAACGTCATCCTTCGGGAGCATTGGCACACGGCTTTAG GTTACATGGGTGTGGTGGGCTTCATCAGTTTTGCCGTGTGTTACCGCTACGGCCCCCTAGTGGACGAGAAGAGCATCAACATCTTGTCGTGGACGCTGCAATTGCTCAGCATGCTCCTCATCTATCTGGGCAATCAAATTCACCAAGTTTCCTTTGCCATCATGGCCGTGGCCCTCTTGGCCAAAAATCTGGGATATCCCATCATGTTGGCGCTCGTTACCATCGG CAAAATCCGCCAGTACATCGACTCCAAGCCGCAAAAGCGCCGCCTGTTGACCATGGTGGAGTATCGCAAGCAAGGCGAGGAGGAGACGGTGAAGGCCCTGGAAGGCCTGCGCTCCTTCTGCAGCAGCCCCGATTGCAACCCCTGGAAAGCCGTCAGTAGGCTTCAGTCGCCCAAGAG atttgccGATTTCATCGAAGGCTCCTCCCACTTGCTGGCCAACGAGGCGTCCATGCACGCGCACGAATACGGCTGGAAAGACTTTTTCGACacggacgacgaggacgaccaAGGAGACCAAGGCGACCAATCGGGTCTCTGCCAGAACCACCACGCCTCTTTTAGCCACTCGGACAGCTCCTTTGAAGCGCCGCAGTGA